A single Anopheles arabiensis isolate DONGOLA chromosome 2, AaraD3, whole genome shotgun sequence DNA region contains:
- the LOC120896664 gene encoding uncharacterized protein LOC120896664, producing MRASSCRKKTKIEQNSPTNINKKIPIDKKIQKKVNEAVPKTTTTRGKRELEQANDPYGYNSRGNLMYQNYSFSKASSNGMANIIYWRCTEYRKQKCRSTLKTMGKQLYIIDAKHNHVPKKYGHIMSATLPIFNCLPEDGGEMESISADKNVIK from the exons ATGCGCGCAAGCAGTTgtcgaaaaaaaactaaaatagaaCAA AACTCCCCAACGAACATCA ATAAGAAGATTCCAATAGATAAGAAGATTCAAAAAAAAGTGAACGAAGCTGTTCCTAAAACGACAACTACCCGAGGAAAGCGTGAATTGGAGCAAGCAAACGATCCCTATGGTTACAACTCGCGTGGCAACTTGATGTACCAAAACTACAGCTTTTCGAAGGCCAGCAGTAACGGGATGGCTAACATCATCTACTGGCGATGCACCGAGTATCGTAAGCAAAAGTGTCGCTCGACGTTAAAAACGATGGGCAAGCAGCTGTACATTATCGATGCGAAACACAATCACGTACCGAAAAAGTATGGCCACATCATGTCTGCCACATTGCCAATCTTTAAT TGTCTTCCGGAGGACGGCGGCGAAATGGAGAGCATATCTGCAGATAAAAATGTTATTAAATAA
- the LOC120896669 gene encoding uncharacterized protein LOC120896669 codes for MWKGGRPMTLLYVQAWLFTAGQRGKPKLVIENNSYFRTKGDSLRAYWSCSFYKSKKCRSKLVTHRGSHTVKYTHRPHTHPDEYSDTSSVTPLDADIDEFYIRDGKDCLA; via the exons ATGT GGAAAGGAGGGCGGCCGATGACACTGCTGTACGTACAGGCATGGCTGTTCACGGCGGGACAACGTGGCAAACCCAAGCTGGTGATTGAAAACAACTCCTACTTCCGGACGAAGGGTGATAGCCTACGGGCGTACTGGTCGTGCTCGTTCTACAAATCGAAGAAGTGCCGCAGCAAGCTGGTAACCCACCGCGGTAGCCATACGGTGAAGTACACGCACAGACCGCACACCCATCCGGACGAGTATTCGGACACGTCCAGCGTGACACCGCTCGACGCGGATATTGATGAATTTTACATACGGGATGGAAAGGACTGTCTTGCCTGA